The Hymenobacter sp. DG01 genome has a segment encoding these proteins:
- the rlmD gene encoding 23S rRNA (uracil(1939)-C(5))-methyltransferase RlmD produces the protein MVAEGKCIVRHDNLVIFVTQVAPGDVVDLRVTRSKKNFLEAVPTHFHKYSELRVTPFCEHFGVCGGCKWQHIGYDTQLRFKQQQVEDTLQRIGKVEIPAVLPIQGSPSQTYYRNKLEYTFSFMGWLTEDQIKDETTQYDRRVLGFHTPARFDKIIDVNHCWLQPDPSNQIRLAIRDYARENQLRFGNIIKQTGLLRNLIIRTAASTGELMVILQCYRQHQAIEPLLDYIYERFPQITSLNYVLNDKGNETFHDLEVVCYKGKPYIEEEMEGLRFRVGPKSFYQTNSEGAYNLYKITRDFAQLTGTELVYDLYTGAGTIANFVARQAKHVIGVEYVEQAVADAHVNSEINGTTNTEFYAGDMKDVLNAEFIEKHGRPDVVITDPPRAGMHEDVVARLLEMRAPRIVYVSCNPATQARDLELLDAAYQVVKVQPVDMFPHTHHVENVVLLELK, from the coding sequence ATGGTGGCCGAGGGCAAGTGCATTGTCCGCCACGATAACCTCGTCATTTTCGTGACCCAGGTAGCCCCCGGCGACGTGGTGGACCTGCGCGTGACCCGTAGTAAAAAGAACTTCCTGGAGGCCGTCCCCACGCACTTCCATAAGTACTCAGAGCTGCGCGTGACACCTTTCTGCGAGCATTTTGGGGTGTGCGGGGGCTGCAAGTGGCAGCACATCGGCTACGATACCCAGCTCCGCTTCAAGCAGCAACAGGTAGAAGACACCCTGCAGCGCATTGGCAAGGTGGAGATTCCGGCGGTGCTGCCCATTCAGGGCTCCCCCTCCCAGACCTACTACCGCAACAAGCTGGAGTACACCTTCAGCTTCATGGGCTGGCTGACGGAAGACCAGATTAAAGACGAAACCACCCAGTACGACCGGCGCGTGCTGGGCTTCCATACGCCCGCCCGCTTCGATAAGATCATCGACGTAAACCACTGCTGGCTGCAGCCCGACCCCAGCAACCAGATTCGTCTGGCCATCCGCGACTACGCCCGGGAAAACCAGCTGCGCTTCGGCAATATCATTAAGCAGACGGGCCTGCTGCGCAACCTGATTATCCGCACGGCGGCCAGCACCGGCGAGCTGATGGTGATTCTGCAGTGCTACCGCCAACACCAGGCCATTGAGCCCCTGCTCGACTACATCTACGAGCGGTTCCCGCAGATTACCTCCCTCAACTACGTGCTTAACGACAAGGGCAACGAAACCTTCCACGACCTGGAGGTGGTGTGCTACAAGGGCAAGCCGTACATCGAGGAGGAAATGGAAGGTCTGCGCTTCCGGGTGGGGCCGAAGTCGTTCTATCAGACCAACTCGGAGGGCGCCTATAACCTCTACAAAATTACCCGCGACTTCGCCCAGCTCACCGGCACCGAGCTGGTGTACGACCTCTACACCGGGGCCGGCACCATCGCCAACTTCGTGGCCCGTCAGGCCAAGCACGTAATCGGGGTGGAGTACGTGGAGCAAGCCGTGGCTGATGCCCACGTCAACTCCGAAATCAATGGCACCACGAACACCGAGTTCTACGCCGGCGACATGAAGGACGTGCTCAACGCCGAGTTCATCGAGAAACACGGCCGCCCCGACGTGGTTATCACCGACCCACCCCGCGCCGGCATGCACGAGGACGTAGTAGCCCGCCTGCTGGAAATGCGCGCCCCGCGCATCGTGTACGTGAGCTGCAACCCCGCCACCCAAGCCCGCGACTTAGAGCTACTCGACGCTGCCTACCAAGTGGTGAAAGTGCAGCCCGTAGATATGTTCCCCCACACCCACCATGTAGAGAATGTGGTACTGCTAGAGCTGAAGTGA
- a CDS encoding SDR family oxidoreductase yields MKNKVVLITGGTSGIGRATALAFGRAGARVAITGRDEARLQDTARELAGLGVEHLAIRADVGVEADSERAVQEVVAAFGRLDILINNAGISMRALFRDADLDVIRRLMQTNFFGTVYTTKFALPHITQAKGSIVGISSIAGYRGLPGRTGYSASKFAMHGFLEALRTELLPQGVHVLLACPGFTASNIRNVALAADGSAQGESPRNEQQMMSSEEVADHLVQAVQQRRRDLVLTGQGKLTVFLNKWLPGLADKLVLNHFRKEEPDFTL; encoded by the coding sequence ATGAAAAATAAAGTTGTACTGATTACGGGCGGCACTTCCGGCATTGGCCGGGCCACCGCTCTGGCGTTCGGGCGGGCCGGGGCCCGCGTAGCCATTACTGGCCGCGACGAAGCGCGCCTGCAGGATACCGCCCGCGAGTTGGCGGGCCTGGGCGTGGAGCATCTGGCTATCCGGGCCGATGTGGGGGTAGAGGCCGACTCAGAGCGGGCTGTGCAGGAAGTGGTAGCCGCTTTCGGCCGGTTGGATATCCTGATTAACAACGCCGGCATCAGCATGCGGGCCCTGTTCCGCGACGCCGACCTGGACGTAATCCGGCGGCTGATGCAAACCAACTTCTTCGGTACGGTGTACACCACCAAGTTCGCCTTACCCCACATTACGCAGGCAAAGGGTTCCATTGTAGGTATTAGCAGCATAGCCGGTTACCGGGGCCTGCCCGGCCGCACGGGCTACTCAGCTTCCAAGTTTGCCATGCACGGTTTTCTGGAGGCCCTGCGTACCGAGCTGCTCCCCCAGGGCGTACACGTACTGCTGGCCTGCCCCGGCTTCACGGCTTCTAACATCCGCAATGTGGCTCTGGCCGCTGATGGCTCGGCCCAGGGCGAATCGCCGCGCAACGAGCAACAGATGATGAGCAGCGAAGAAGTGGCCGACCACTTAGTACAAGCCGTGCAGCAGCGCCGCCGCGACCTGGTGCTGACCGGGCAGGGCAAGCTGACCGTGTTCCTAAACAAGTGGCTGCCCGGCCTGGCTGATAAGCTGGTGCTGAATCACTTCCGCAAGGAAGAGCCAGACTTCACGCTGTAG
- a CDS encoding ferritin-like domain-containing protein: MFDKLETLDDLLEMQLKDLYSAESQLVKALPKMASKAKDGRLRQGFETHLRETEKQVDRLEQIGQTLGLDLGGHTCKAMEGLIAEGQETMSERATDEVMDAALIAAAQRIEHYEISGYGTAAHYAERLGHQEIARLLQQTLSEEQHTDTKLNELAKNYINAKAE, encoded by the coding sequence ATGTTCGACAAACTTGAAACCCTCGATGACTTGCTGGAAATGCAGCTCAAAGACCTATACAGCGCCGAAAGCCAGTTGGTGAAAGCCCTGCCCAAAATGGCCAGCAAAGCCAAGGACGGCCGCCTGCGCCAAGGATTCGAAACCCACTTGCGCGAAACCGAAAAGCAGGTGGACCGGCTCGAGCAAATCGGGCAGACGCTGGGCCTGGACCTGGGAGGGCATACCTGCAAAGCCATGGAAGGGCTGATTGCCGAAGGCCAGGAAACCATGTCGGAGCGGGCTACCGATGAGGTAATGGATGCCGCCCTGATTGCCGCCGCTCAGCGCATCGAGCACTATGAAATCTCGGGCTACGGCACGGCTGCCCACTACGCCGAGCGCCTGGGGCACCAGGAAATAGCCCGGTTGCTGCAGCAAACCCTCAGCGAGGAGCAGCACACGGATACCAAGCTCAATGAGCTGGCTAAAAACTACATCAACGCCAAGGCTGAATAA
- a CDS encoding cyanophycinase, whose protein sequence is MATKKRTSTTSCPVPKGKLLLIGGHEHKGDAPDEDEQAAKNINFAPETILRRLADEIGSRGPLIVIPTASEVPEEAAQDYVRAFKRLDGPPIEVLNIKTRQDANDEDRLRILDEAGGVLFTGGDQLRLTALLGGTYLQHRLQERHTNDEFIIAGTSAGATAMSTPMIYQGRNDAGMLKGEIHITTGLEFLHDVAVDTHFVARSRIIRMAQILATNPACVGMGLEEDTAVLVTEGRELEVLGSGSVVILDARSCSTTNIHEIAPNTPFTLRGMEIHLLASGEQYTLPIQPRLYA, encoded by the coding sequence ATGGCCACAAAAAAACGCACTTCCACTACTTCCTGCCCCGTCCCGAAAGGTAAGCTCCTGCTCATTGGAGGCCACGAGCACAAGGGAGATGCCCCTGACGAGGATGAGCAGGCCGCCAAGAATATAAACTTCGCACCTGAGACTATTCTGCGCCGCCTGGCCGACGAGATTGGCAGTCGCGGACCGCTGATTGTAATTCCGACGGCTTCGGAAGTGCCCGAAGAAGCCGCTCAGGACTATGTGCGGGCCTTCAAGCGGTTGGATGGGCCGCCAATTGAAGTATTGAACATTAAAACCCGCCAGGATGCCAACGACGAGGACCGGCTGCGCATCCTGGATGAGGCTGGGGGCGTGCTATTTACCGGTGGCGATCAGCTGCGGCTGACGGCGTTGCTGGGCGGCACTTACCTGCAGCACCGGCTACAGGAGCGCCACACCAACGACGAGTTTATTATTGCCGGAACCAGTGCGGGCGCCACGGCCATGAGCACTCCCATGATTTACCAGGGCCGCAACGATGCCGGCATGCTAAAGGGTGAAATCCATATTACCACTGGCCTGGAATTTCTGCACGATGTAGCCGTGGACACCCACTTTGTGGCCCGGAGCCGCATCATCCGGATGGCGCAGATTCTGGCAACCAATCCGGCCTGCGTGGGCATGGGCCTGGAAGAAGATACGGCTGTGCTCGTGACGGAGGGTAGGGAGCTGGAGGTATTGGGCAGTGGCTCGGTCGTGATTCTGGATGCGCGCTCGTGCAGCACAACTAACATCCATGAAATAGCGCCCAACACTCCTTTTACGCTGCGCGGTATGGAAATTCATTTGTTGGCCTCTGGCGAGCAGTACACGCTGCCCATTCAGCCGCGCCTGTATGCCTAG
- a CDS encoding response regulator transcription factor — MTQVILVDDHTILREGLRAALAPEPDLTVVGVASNGQELLDMLPATPADVVVLDMNMPVLDGLATTRRLREEFPDVRVLILSMVSHERNIAQVLDAGASGFVLKSVDKAEIVLAIQSVAAGRSYLCSELGLAMLRKVLNQTGGNGDEPSMKKQGDLSNREREVLQLIAEGLTTNEIAEKLFTSKRTIETHRQNIIEKTQVKNTAALIKYAMENGLIRGT, encoded by the coding sequence ATGACACAAGTTATTTTGGTCGATGACCACACCATTCTGCGCGAAGGCCTGCGGGCAGCACTGGCACCGGAGCCTGACCTAACGGTAGTAGGCGTAGCCAGTAATGGGCAGGAACTGCTGGATATGCTGCCCGCTACCCCTGCCGATGTGGTAGTGCTGGATATGAATATGCCGGTGCTGGATGGGCTGGCCACTACCCGCCGCCTGCGGGAGGAGTTCCCGGACGTGCGGGTTCTTATTTTGTCGATGGTGAGCCACGAACGCAACATCGCGCAGGTGCTGGATGCCGGTGCCAGTGGCTTCGTACTCAAAAGCGTCGATAAGGCCGAAATTGTCCTCGCCATCCAATCGGTGGCCGCCGGCAGGTCTTACCTGTGCAGTGAGTTAGGCCTTGCTATGCTGCGCAAAGTATTGAACCAGACGGGCGGCAACGGCGACGAGCCCTCTATGAAAAAGCAGGGCGACTTATCGAACCGGGAGCGGGAGGTGCTGCAGCTTATCGCCGAAGGCCTGACTACCAACGAAATAGCCGAAAAGCTATTCACCAGCAAGCGCACCATCGAAACTCACCGCCAGAACATTATCGAGAAAACTCAGGTCAAGAACACGGCCGCTCTGATCAAATATGCCATGGAAAACGGCCTGATCAGGGGGACATAA